The region ACTTCCTTGACGCCCTGATAGACGTTGAAGAACACGATGAAGAACACCAGCGTCACCGCCAGCGCCACCTTGGACCAGATGCCCAGGCCGAACCACATCGCGAAGATCGGCGCCAGGATCACGCGCGGCATCGAGTTGGCGGCCTTGACGTAAGGATCGAGGATCGCCGACGCCACCGGCGACAACGCCAGCCACAGGCCGATGCCCAGGCCCAGCACGGTGCCGATGCCGAACGCCAGGACGGTTTCAGTCAGCGTGATCAGCAAGTGCGAATAAATTTCCGCCGGGAAGTTAAGCGTGAAGAATGTGGTGTCGCCGAAGCCGACTTCCAGCGAACCGCTGCCGACGGTGAACCACTGCCAGATGCGCACGGCGACCTTGAGCGGTTCGCCGAAGAAGAACGCGGTCTGTTCATTGCGGGTGGCGAAGTGCCAGACCAGCAGGACCACGACCAGCACCATCAATTGCCAGAAGCGCAGGTTTTTATGACTAGGTTTGAGGAGTTTCCACATGATGATTCTTTGCCCGATTTTTTATAGGTGCCGGCCGCCGTTGGCTTAAGCCGCGGTCTTCTGTTGTTGATATCCCTTGAGCACTTCATCGCGCAGGACCGACCAGATTTGCTGGTGCAGTTCGATGAAACGCGGATGCGTGCGAATTTCGGCGACGTCGCGCGGACGCGGCAGATCGATGGTGAATTCGCCGATGGGGTGCGTGGCCGG is a window of Herbaspirillum hiltneri N3 DNA encoding:
- a CDS encoding ABC transporter permease — protein: MWKLLKPSHKNLRFWQLMVLVVVLLVWHFATRNEQTAFFFGEPLKVAVRIWQWFTVGSGSLEVGFGDTTFFTLNFPAEIYSHLLITLTETVLAFGIGTVLGLGIGLWLALSPVASAILDPYVKAANSMPRVILAPIFAMWFGLGIWSKVALAVTLVFFIVFFNVYQGVKEVSPVVLANARMLGANARQLLRTVYLPSATSWVFSSLHTSIGLAFVGAVVGEYLGSARGVGYLILQAEGSFDINTVFAGIVVLTAFALVLDVAVGVIEKRLMKWQPKSGETEKM